A genomic region of Leptolyngbya sp. NIES-2104 contains the following coding sequences:
- a CDS encoding biotin/lipoate A/B protein ligase family protein — protein sequence MTFNRCPMKEWRLVPTIETSGQVQMAIDTWLLEQHRSNLHPPSLRFYTWSPAAISLGYHQRNYPESWKSLTWKGEAIDLVRRPSGGRAVLHQGDLTYAVITSGLGHNRMQAYQTICEFLIQGWKQLGIELQYGEAGRGYIHNPNCFGTATGADLVTSDGIKLIGSAQLRRGHAILQHGSMQIRSDAPLFEQVFGQRMAFLNVEMSIDKITKTLIQAARDCFEIDFHIEPLSESEWQQINQLVLDQSEYCN from the coding sequence TTGACCTTTAACAGATGTCCGATGAAAGAATGGCGGTTAGTTCCAACAATTGAAACTTCGGGACAGGTACAAATGGCGATCGATACCTGGCTACTCGAACAACATCGGTCAAATTTACATCCGCCATCATTGCGCTTCTATACCTGGTCACCTGCTGCGATTTCACTCGGTTATCATCAGCGCAACTATCCCGAATCTTGGAAATCTTTGACTTGGAAGGGAGAAGCGATCGATTTAGTTCGTCGTCCCAGTGGAGGTCGAGCAGTATTACATCAAGGCGATCTCACTTATGCTGTGATTACGTCTGGACTAGGACACAATCGAATGCAGGCTTATCAAACGATTTGTGAGTTTCTAATTCAGGGTTGGAAACAGTTAGGAATCGAACTACAGTACGGTGAAGCGGGACGGGGATACATTCACAATCCGAACTGCTTTGGAACGGCAACAGGCGCGGATTTAGTCACTTCAGACGGGATTAAATTGATTGGTAGCGCTCAGTTGCGTCGAGGTCATGCAATTTTGCAGCATGGATCAATGCAGATTCGATCGGATGCACCGTTATTTGAGCAAGTGTTTGGACAGAGAATGGCGTTTCTGAATGTGGAAATGTCGATCGACAAAATCACCAAAACTCTAATTCAAGCTGCTAGAGATTGTTTTGAGATTGATTTTCATATTGAACCGCTGAGCGAATCAGAATGGCAGCAGATTAATCAACTTGTTCTAGATCAGTCGGAGTATTGCAATTGA
- a CDS encoding molybdenum cofactor guanylyltransferase, with amino-acid sequence MDNLSAIILAGGKSSRMGQDKALIEIDGVPLLKRTYDAAKHCTDSIYVVTSWRDRYESILSDVNWIDESAPRSPIIAFTEAFQQVSTEWVLLLACDMPRLNGETLQELTAQLGESSIVVARSEEGWEPLCGFYRRDCLPSLQNYLASGKRSFQDWLNSENVQELELSDRQILFNCNTPTDLEQVD; translated from the coding sequence ATGGATAATCTTAGTGCAATCATTCTCGCAGGCGGTAAAAGCTCCCGAATGGGGCAGGATAAAGCTTTGATCGAAATTGATGGGGTTCCGCTGCTAAAACGAACGTATGACGCAGCGAAACATTGCACTGATTCGATTTACGTGGTGACTTCTTGGCGCGATCGCTATGAATCAATCCTGTCTGATGTGAATTGGATCGATGAGTCCGCACCCCGATCGCCGATCATTGCCTTCACCGAAGCTTTTCAACAAGTCTCAACCGAGTGGGTTTTGCTGTTAGCCTGTGACATGCCGCGATTGAACGGTGAAACATTGCAGGAATTGACGGCACAGTTGGGAGAAAGCTCGATCGTGGTTGCTAGAAGTGAGGAAGGTTGGGAGCCGCTCTGTGGATTTTATCGGCGCGATTGTTTACCGAGTTTGCAGAACTATCTAGCAAGTGGAAAGCGATCGTTTCAAGATTGGCTCAATTCAGAGAACGTGCAGGAATTGGAATTAAGCGATCGACAAATTTTGTTCAATTGCAATACTCCGACTGATCTAGAACAAGTTGATTAA
- a CDS encoding TIGR02588 family protein, which yields MEKKKPRSPAEWVTFGIASTILSAIAGLVLYVWVSDRYEPAAISVEQREIRETEGKFYVPFEVTNTGGETVESVQIVAELKTGDRVLESGDQQIDFLSRDEKEEGAFVFQRDPRQGSLIVRVASYKIP from the coding sequence ATGGAGAAAAAGAAACCTCGATCGCCTGCGGAATGGGTGACATTTGGAATTGCTTCGACGATTTTAAGCGCGATCGCTGGATTGGTTTTGTATGTCTGGGTCAGCGATCGATATGAACCTGCGGCGATCTCAGTCGAACAGCGCGAAATTCGTGAAACCGAGGGTAAGTTCTATGTGCCGTTTGAAGTAACCAATACAGGCGGCGAAACGGTCGAATCGGTGCAGATTGTTGCTGAGTTGAAAACAGGCGATCGCGTTTTAGAATCCGGTGATCAACAGATTGATTTCTTATCGCGTGATGAGAAAGAAGAAGGTGCATTTGTATTCCAGCGCGATCCACGGCAAGGAAGCTTGATTGTGCGAGTTGCAAGCTATAAAATTCCGTAA